One Phocaeicola dorei genomic region harbors:
- a CDS encoding C45 family autoproteolytic acyltransferase/hydolase — translation MHKIWKKTIKYGGIALLILIATIMIGMSYLYLSADMMTPQFASTPETDRVIRKDSLRQYGGNYLRHSESGLWELKVSGPAYERGKAIGKLTSDLLYFQEKVFVDQIKEIVPSESYLKFLRFFIVLFNRNLGKNVPEEFRDEIYGISLSCTHEYDFIGTPYERQLNYHSAHDLGHAMQDYMLVGCSSFACWGENSADSSLIIGRNFDFYMGDDFAHNKLVSFYQPENGYRFASVGWAGMTGVLSGMNETGLTVTINAAKSDLPAASATPISILTREILQYASTIEEAYAIARKRKTFVSEAILVGSAQDGKAAIIEKSPEKIALFTGNGQQIICTNHYQSETFSHDKRNRENIETSDSPYRFARLQELLKANIPIDASKAASILRNRKGVGGAELGLANEMAINQFIAHHSVIFQPEKKLMWVSTSPWQCGKYVAYDLNRIFSDSIDFNHEIYTGDLTLPADSFLQQQEYQQLMAYKRLAPVLRKQIKKKERLDEQTLHAFQHANPHFFYVYELLGDYYHATGQQDKALRNWKKALLLPIPKRSESERIEHKINN, via the coding sequence ATGCATAAGATTTGGAAGAAAACAATAAAATACGGGGGGATAGCCCTGTTGATTCTGATAGCGACGATCATGATAGGCATGAGTTATCTCTATCTATCTGCCGATATGATGACTCCGCAATTTGCGTCTACCCCTGAAACGGATCGTGTGATACGGAAAGACAGCCTCCGGCAGTATGGCGGAAACTATCTGCGGCACAGTGAGAGCGGACTTTGGGAGCTGAAAGTAAGCGGACCTGCCTACGAAAGGGGCAAAGCCATAGGCAAGCTGACTTCCGATTTGCTTTATTTTCAAGAAAAAGTATTTGTGGACCAGATAAAAGAGATAGTTCCCTCTGAAAGTTATCTTAAATTCCTCCGCTTCTTCATTGTCCTTTTCAACCGGAATCTGGGAAAGAATGTGCCGGAAGAGTTTCGGGATGAGATTTATGGCATCTCACTCTCCTGTACCCACGAATATGATTTTATCGGCACTCCTTACGAGCGTCAGTTGAATTACCACTCCGCCCACGATTTGGGACATGCCATGCAGGACTATATGCTGGTAGGATGCAGTTCCTTTGCCTGTTGGGGTGAAAACAGCGCTGACTCCTCCCTTATCATCGGCCGTAATTTCGATTTCTACATGGGCGATGACTTTGCACATAACAAACTCGTTTCATTTTACCAGCCCGAAAACGGATATCGTTTCGCATCCGTGGGATGGGCCGGAATGACCGGTGTCCTTTCCGGCATGAATGAAACGGGGCTGACTGTCACCATCAATGCCGCCAAATCGGATCTGCCTGCCGCATCCGCCACCCCTATTTCCATTCTGACCAGGGAAATATTGCAATATGCTTCTACCATTGAGGAAGCATACGCTATCGCCCGGAAACGAAAAACATTTGTCTCGGAAGCCATATTAGTCGGTTCGGCTCAAGATGGCAAAGCGGCGATTATAGAGAAATCACCGGAGAAAATAGCTCTTTTCACGGGAAACGGACAACAGATTATCTGTACCAACCATTATCAGTCGGAAACATTCAGCCATGACAAACGCAACCGGGAAAACATAGAAACTTCGGACAGTCCCTACCGCTTTGCCCGTTTGCAGGAGCTGCTGAAAGCAAACATCCCCATAGATGCTTCGAAAGCCGCCTCTATCCTCCGCAACCGGAAAGGAGTGGGAGGAGCGGAACTGGGACTTGCCAATGAGATGGCTATCAATCAATTTATCGCTCATCATTCCGTTATTTTCCAACCGGAGAAAAAGCTGATGTGGGTATCCACCTCTCCCTGGCAATGCGGTAAGTACGTGGCATACGACCTGAACAGGATTTTCAGTGATTCCATCGATTTCAACCATGAAATCTATACCGGAGACCTGACCCTGCCTGCGGACTCCTTCCTGCAACAACAGGAATACCAACAACTGATGGCTTACAAAAGATTGGCTCCTGTACTACGGAAACAGATTAAAAAGAAAGAACGGCTGGACGAACAAACACTGCATGCCTTCCAACATGCCAACCCTCATTTCTTTTATGTGTACGAGTTACTGGGAGATTATTACCATGCCACTGGACAGCAGGACAAAGCCCTGCGCAATTGGAAGAAAGCCCTCTTGCTTCCTATCCCCAAGCGAAGTGAATCAGAACGTATAGAACATAAAATAAACAACTAA
- a CDS encoding phenylacetate--CoA ligase family protein, with the protein MKKNPEIQFRSPEEIKAYQESRLAEELLYLQNHSRFYQRLFQAHHIDIQQIKTIESLQQIPVTTKTDLQLHNEDFICVSRDEIIDYVTTSGTLGDPVTFVLTSEDLDRLAYNEYLSFTTTGCSRQDILQLMTTIDRRFMAGLAYYMGARELGMGVARVGNGIPELQWDTIRRIHPTCGMVVPSFLIKLIEFAEKNHIDYHHCSMQKCVCIGEALRNPDFTLNTLGKRIHEKWDSLQLYSTYASTEMQSSFTECNEFHGGHLQPELIIVEFLDDNNQPVKEGEAGEVTITTLGVRGMPLLRFKTGDICYHYTEPCACGRNTIRLSSILGRKGQMIKYKGTTLYPPALFDILDNIPHIKNYIVEVYTNELGTDEILIRIGSENRSEAFAKEIKDLFRSKVRVAPSINFESAEYIAKIQMPPMSRKIVKFIDLR; encoded by the coding sequence ATGAAAAAGAACCCGGAAATACAATTCCGCTCCCCTGAGGAAATCAAAGCCTATCAGGAAAGCCGGCTGGCTGAGGAACTGCTTTATTTGCAGAATCATTCACGATTCTACCAACGCCTGTTCCAAGCACATCATATCGATATACAACAGATAAAAACCATAGAAAGCTTGCAACAGATACCTGTCACAACCAAGACGGACTTGCAACTTCATAATGAAGATTTTATCTGCGTGAGCCGCGATGAAATTATTGACTATGTCACCACTTCGGGAACCTTGGGCGACCCCGTCACTTTCGTATTAACTTCCGAGGACCTTGACCGGCTGGCCTACAACGAATATCTGTCCTTCACCACCACCGGATGCAGCAGACAAGATATACTACAGCTGATGACCACCATCGACAGACGTTTCATGGCAGGCCTCGCCTACTATATGGGAGCCCGTGAGCTGGGCATGGGAGTAGCCCGCGTGGGAAATGGCATTCCAGAACTGCAATGGGACACTATCCGGCGCATCCATCCCACGTGTGGCATGGTAGTTCCTTCTTTCCTCATCAAACTCATTGAATTTGCTGAAAAGAATCATATTGATTACCATCACTGCTCCATGCAGAAATGCGTATGCATAGGCGAAGCACTCCGCAATCCCGATTTCACCCTGAACACACTGGGTAAACGGATACACGAGAAATGGGATTCCCTGCAACTTTACTCCACCTACGCATCTACCGAAATGCAATCCTCGTTTACCGAATGTAATGAATTTCACGGTGGCCACCTCCAGCCGGAACTGATTATCGTAGAGTTTCTGGATGATAACAACCAGCCTGTAAAAGAAGGGGAAGCAGGCGAAGTGACCATCACGACTTTGGGAGTAAGAGGAATGCCGCTGCTCCGTTTCAAGACCGGAGATATCTGTTACCATTATACCGAACCTTGCGCCTGTGGACGTAACACTATCCGTCTCAGCTCCATACTGGGGCGCAAAGGACAAATGATAAAATATAAAGGTACGACCCTTTACCCACCCGCTTTATTCGATATTCTGGATAACATCCCCCATATCAAGAATTACATTGTAGAAGTTTATACCAATGAACTGGGAACGGATGAAATACTGATCCGCATCGGAAGTGAAAACCGCAGTGAAGCTTTTGCTAAAGAAATCAAGGATTTGTTCCGTTCCAAAGTACGGGTGGCTCCGAGTATCAATTTTGAATCGGCAGAGTATATCGCGAAAATACAAATGCCGCCCATGAGTCGAAAAATAGTTAAATTTATTGATTTAAGATAA
- a CDS encoding ATP-binding protein — protein MGKIQENDARLQQLVSMARIGWWEVDFDEGVYYCSEFVADLLGIEGNKISAKDFANLICENYRERILEEFRSFRMMEIYEQVFPIHSKYGMMWVSTKVGEKRITKEGHVRVMGMLQCISRQRMNMQEQTVDRLNSLLSRLNGISKSLLDFLHSDDITLVINKILKEVLRQFQADRTYILEFDRKLHTEVCTYEIAVEGIKERKVLLSESSIDYASWWTGQILAGNPIILFTLNLLPDSAGADKRRLEEYGVKSTMVVPLNSKDGVWGYIGVDMVREHRNWCNEDYQWFVSLGNIISICMELRRSESEARLEKAYLQNIYKNLPAGIELYDKDGFMTDLNEKEMEIFGLRHKEDVIGLNLFDNPLLPQGLKDKLKAGAPIDMSFNYDFDRLDGYYSTSRTGTISLISKFAPLYDALGNLINILLINIDNTETTNAYSKIQDFEEFFTLIGNYAKVGYAHFNALKCDGYAVNSWYRNIGEKEGTPLNEIIKVHSHFHPDDRRMMLRFFDQVLIREASHLRRDVRILREDGTYTWTRVNVMVRDFRPEDGIIDMVCVNYDITELKETERKLIAARDKAEELDRLKSAFLANMSHEIRTPLNAIVGFSSLLTETEDMKDRKQYMAIVQENTELLLQLISDILDLSKMESGAFEFVKSDTDVNLLCGEIIRSLRMKVPAGVELVFEKCLPECHVWADKNRLNQVISNFINNALKFTFSGSITLGYYRQTDGYLRFYVRDTGMGIPRNKIKTVFDRFVKLNSFVHGTGLGLSICKSLVEQMGGTIGVESEEGEGSCFWFTYPYQDIVGSILPP, from the coding sequence ATGGGGAAGATTCAAGAAAATGATGCAAGGTTGCAGCAGCTTGTATCAATGGCGCGCATAGGATGGTGGGAGGTGGATTTTGATGAAGGAGTCTACTATTGTTCTGAGTTTGTAGCCGATTTGTTAGGAATAGAAGGGAATAAGATTTCTGCTAAAGATTTCGCTAATCTGATTTGTGAGAATTATCGGGAACGTATTTTGGAGGAATTTCGCTCTTTCCGGATGATGGAGATTTATGAGCAGGTTTTTCCGATACATTCCAAATATGGGATGATGTGGGTTAGTACCAAGGTCGGTGAGAAGCGTATTACCAAAGAAGGTCATGTCCGCGTCATGGGTATGTTGCAATGTATTTCCCGGCAACGGATGAATATGCAGGAGCAGACAGTAGACCGGTTGAATTCTTTATTATCTCGTTTGAACGGTATTTCCAAGTCATTGCTTGATTTTTTACATTCTGATGATATTACCTTGGTTATCAATAAAATTTTAAAGGAGGTATTGCGCCAATTTCAAGCAGATCGTACTTATATTCTTGAATTTGACAGGAAATTGCATACGGAAGTCTGTACCTATGAAATAGCAGTGGAGGGTATAAAAGAACGCAAGGTTTTATTATCGGAATCTTCTATTGATTATGCCTCTTGGTGGACAGGACAGATATTGGCTGGTAATCCTATCATTCTTTTTACATTAAATTTGCTTCCTGATTCAGCCGGGGCGGATAAGCGTAGATTAGAGGAATATGGAGTGAAATCTACTATGGTGGTGCCTTTGAACTCAAAAGACGGAGTGTGGGGGTATATAGGGGTGGATATGGTGCGTGAGCATCGGAACTGGTGTAATGAGGATTATCAATGGTTTGTGTCTTTGGGTAATATTATCAGCATTTGTATGGAATTGAGACGTTCTGAATCTGAAGCCCGGCTGGAAAAAGCTTATTTGCAGAATATTTATAAAAATCTTCCTGCTGGTATCGAGTTGTATGATAAGGATGGGTTTATGACAGATTTGAATGAGAAGGAGATGGAAATCTTCGGTCTCCGGCATAAGGAGGATGTGATAGGATTGAATTTATTTGATAATCCTTTGCTGCCGCAGGGGCTGAAAGATAAGTTGAAAGCAGGAGCACCTATTGATATGTCGTTTAATTATGATTTCGACCGTTTGGATGGCTATTATTCTACTTCTCGTACCGGTACTATTAGTTTAATCTCGAAATTCGCTCCACTTTATGATGCTTTGGGTAATCTGATAAATATATTGTTGATTAATATTGATAATACGGAAACAACAAATGCATACAGCAAAATACAGGACTTTGAGGAGTTTTTCACGTTGATAGGTAACTATGCCAAAGTAGGATATGCCCATTTTAATGCCTTGAAATGTGATGGCTATGCTGTGAATAGCTGGTATCGGAATATAGGTGAGAAAGAAGGAACTCCATTGAATGAGATTATCAAAGTGCATTCTCATTTTCATCCGGATGACCGCAGGATGATGCTTCGCTTCTTTGATCAGGTATTGATACGGGAAGCCAGCCATTTGAGGCGTGATGTACGTATATTACGTGAAGATGGCACTTATACGTGGACAAGAGTCAATGTAATGGTACGCGATTTCCGTCCGGAAGATGGGATCATTGATATGGTTTGTGTCAATTATGACATAACTGAACTGAAAGAAACGGAGCGGAAGTTGATAGCGGCAAGGGATAAAGCGGAAGAACTGGATCGTTTGAAATCTGCTTTTCTGGCTAATATGAGTCATGAGATCCGCACTCCGCTGAATGCTATAGTGGGCTTTTCCAGTCTTTTAACGGAAACGGAAGATATGAAGGACCGCAAGCAGTACATGGCTATTGTGCAGGAGAATACGGAGTTGCTTCTTCAGCTTATTTCAGATATTCTTGATTTATCGAAGATGGAGTCGGGAGCTTTTGAATTTGTCAAGAGTGATACGGATGTCAACTTGCTTTGCGGTGAGATTATCCGTTCTTTACGCATGAAAGTACCGGCTGGTGTGGAGCTGGTGTTTGAAAAATGCTTGCCCGAATGTCATGTATGGGCAGACAAGAATCGTTTGAATCAAGTCATTTCCAATTTCATTAATAACGCTTTGAAGTTCACTTTTTCGGGCAGCATAACGTTAGGATATTATAGGCAGACAGATGGGTATCTGCGATTTTATGTTCGTGATACAGGAATGGGAATCCCAAGGAATAAGATAAAAACAGTATTTGACCGTTTTGTGAAACTGAACAGTTTTGTTCATGGTACGGGACTTGGCTTGTCTATTTGTAAGAGTCTGGTGGAACAGATGGGTGGAACTATCGGTGTGGAGTCAGAAGAAGGAGAAGGCTCTTGTTTTTGGTTTACTTATCCTTATCAGGATATAGTTGGTAGTATTCTGCCACCGTAG
- a CDS encoding DUF3108 domain-containing protein, with the protein MKKTILILLCGWFAIMATRAQCAAQNEAIQAGEELVYDLKFNWKFIWVAAGQAKMDMQAITYQGKPCFRSNLISVSNKQVDFFFKMRDTLTCITSSRLEPVYFRKGAEEGDRYTVDEVWFSYKNGKCIADQRRMRRERDTVKSKDQSDECIFDMLSILMRARSFDVSDYKVGDKILFDMATGTKVEQQTLIYRGRKNFKAENGVKYRCLVFSLVEYKKGKEKEVITFYVTDDKNHLPVRLDLYLNFGSAKAFLREIKGNRHPLTSIIEK; encoded by the coding sequence ATGAAAAAAACTATTCTAATATTATTGTGTGGTTGGTTTGCTATAATGGCAACTAGAGCGCAATGTGCGGCACAAAACGAAGCCATCCAGGCAGGTGAAGAGTTGGTATACGACTTGAAGTTCAACTGGAAATTTATTTGGGTTGCTGCCGGACAGGCAAAAATGGACATGCAGGCTATTACCTATCAGGGGAAACCTTGTTTTCGTAGTAATCTGATCTCTGTCAGTAACAAACAAGTCGATTTCTTTTTTAAGATGCGTGACACATTGACTTGTATTACCAGCAGTCGTCTGGAACCCGTTTATTTTCGTAAAGGGGCCGAAGAGGGTGACCGCTATACGGTGGATGAAGTATGGTTCAGTTATAAAAACGGAAAATGCATTGCCGATCAGCGTCGTATGAGGAGGGAACGGGATACGGTGAAATCGAAGGACCAAAGTGATGAGTGTATCTTTGATATGCTGAGCATATTGATGAGAGCACGTTCATTTGATGTAAGTGACTATAAAGTTGGCGATAAAATATTGTTTGATATGGCTACAGGTACTAAAGTAGAGCAGCAAACATTGATTTATCGTGGCCGGAAGAATTTTAAGGCGGAGAATGGTGTGAAATACCGTTGTTTGGTTTTTTCCTTAGTAGAGTATAAAAAAGGAAAAGAAAAAGAGGTAATAACCTTTTATGTAACTGATGATAAAAACCATTTGCCGGTGCGTTTGGATTTATATTTGAATTTTGGTTCGGCAAAAGCATTTCTGAGAGAGATAAAGGGGAATCGTCATCCTCTAACTTCCATTATAGAAAAGTAG
- a CDS encoding Ig-like domain-containing domain, translated as MNWKKHKLPALLMLMIVVYSCASMGTPDGGPYDEEPPKFVRSSPKPYATNNKDKKIAIEFDEFIKLEKTSEKVVVSPPQLEQPDIKASGRRVLVNLMDSLKPNTTYTIDFSDAIVDNNEGNPLGNYSFSFSTGETIDTLEVSGTVLAAADLEPVKGMMVGLHVDLDDSAFAKKPFDRVSRTDSRGRFTIRGIAPGKYHIFGLMDGNQNYLYDSKTEMIAFSDSIIVPSMEAAMRQDTLWKDTVTIDTIKTVGYTRFLPDDIILRAFKGINDRQYLSKSERDKENHFVLSFSAPADTLPTLKGLNFDEKDAFIIETTPRNDSICYWIKDSLVYQMDTLEVQLDYLYTDTLNQLVPKTDTIYLANKLTREQREKLQKKANEEKEKERKKREKKGDTIRVEPTKFLTMNVDAPSAFDIYRNIYLSFEEPIASIDTAAIHMEVKVDSLWQPAPFFFMADSLMPRQYQILADWQPEQEYQLTIDSLAFTGIYGLHTDKVQQTVKVKKMEEYGTILLNIKGAAPNAIAELLDASGNVLRQQPVTVEGTADFYFLNPSTKYYIRLFNDRNDNGVWDTGDYDKKIQPEEVFYFPKVWEMKANFEFEENWDVNAIPVDKQKLDEIKKQKPEETKKVQDRNKERARKLGR; from the coding sequence ATGAATTGGAAAAAACATAAATTACCTGCTTTGTTGATGCTGATGATCGTAGTATATTCCTGTGCAAGCATGGGAACACCGGATGGAGGTCCTTATGATGAGGAACCGCCCAAGTTCGTCAGAAGTTCTCCCAAGCCATACGCAACAAACAACAAGGACAAGAAGATAGCCATTGAATTTGATGAGTTTATCAAACTGGAGAAAACATCAGAAAAAGTGGTGGTGTCTCCTCCTCAATTGGAACAACCTGATATCAAGGCAAGCGGCAGAAGAGTTTTGGTTAATCTCATGGATTCATTGAAACCCAATACTACCTATACCATTGATTTCTCGGATGCTATTGTAGATAATAATGAGGGTAATCCACTGGGTAATTATTCTTTTTCTTTTTCTACAGGGGAGACTATTGATACATTGGAAGTTTCCGGAACTGTGTTGGCGGCTGCTGACTTGGAACCAGTTAAAGGGATGATGGTGGGGTTGCATGTTGATTTGGATGATAGTGCTTTTGCCAAAAAACCGTTCGATCGTGTTTCTCGTACAGACAGTCGTGGGCGTTTCACTATTCGTGGTATAGCACCCGGCAAATATCATATTTTTGGTTTGATGGACGGTAATCAGAATTATTTATATGACTCTAAGACAGAGATGATTGCTTTTAGCGATTCTATTATTGTCCCTTCTATGGAAGCGGCCATGCGTCAGGATACATTGTGGAAAGATACGGTTACTATTGACACCATCAAAACGGTGGGCTATACCCGCTTTTTGCCGGATGATATTATTCTGAGAGCTTTTAAAGGGATAAACGACCGTCAATATCTGTCCAAGAGCGAGCGTGATAAAGAGAATCATTTTGTATTATCTTTCAGTGCGCCGGCTGATACGTTACCTACCTTGAAAGGATTGAACTTCGATGAGAAGGATGCGTTTATCATAGAAACGACTCCACGAAACGACTCAATTTGTTATTGGATTAAGGATTCGTTGGTTTATCAGATGGATACGCTGGAGGTTCAGTTGGATTATTTATATACGGATACATTAAACCAGTTGGTTCCCAAAACCGATACGATTTATCTGGCTAATAAATTGACAAGAGAGCAACGGGAAAAATTGCAGAAAAAAGCAAATGAGGAAAAGGAGAAGGAACGTAAAAAGAGGGAGAAAAAGGGAGATACCATCAGGGTGGAACCGACTAAATTCTTGACTATGAATGTCGATGCTCCGTCGGCATTCGATATATATAGGAATATCTATCTATCTTTTGAAGAACCGATCGCAAGTATAGACACGGCGGCCATTCATATGGAAGTAAAAGTGGACAGTTTGTGGCAACCGGCTCCTTTCTTCTTTATGGCAGACTCGTTGATGCCACGGCAATATCAGATATTGGCAGATTGGCAACCGGAGCAGGAATATCAGTTGACTATTGATTCTTTGGCATTTACAGGAATCTATGGGCTGCATACAGATAAAGTCCAGCAAACGGTGAAGGTGAAGAAAATGGAAGAATACGGGACTATTTTATTGAATATAAAAGGGGCTGCTCCCAATGCTATTGCCGAATTATTGGATGCTAGTGGAAATGTATTGCGTCAGCAACCGGTGACGGTGGAAGGAACGGCGGACTTTTATTTCTTGAATCCGAGTACGAAATATTATATACGTTTGTTTAACGACCGTAATGATAATGGAGTATGGGATACAGGAGATTATGATAAGAAGATTCAGCCCGAAGAAGTTTTTTATTTCCCGAAGGTATGGGAGATGAAAGCCAACTTTGAATTTGAAGAGAATTGGGATGTGAATGCCATTCCTGTAGACAAGCAAAAGCTGGATGAAATAAAGAAACAAAAACCGGAAGAGACTAAAAAGGTACAAGATAGAAATAAAGAAAGAGCTAGAAAGCTAGGCCGATGA
- a CDS encoding GH3 auxin-responsive promoter family protein — MNSTRLISTLFKPRQKATALYATQAEALQHKVFCRLINDAANTEWGLKYGYKDIKRYQDFQRVPIQTYEEIKPYVERMRHGEKDILWRGEVQWFAKSSGTTNDKSKFIPVSRDGLHDIHYAGGMDAVALYLQQNPESRFFSGKGLILGGSHAPNYNVKRSLVGDLSAILIENVNPLVNLIRVPEKKIALLSDFEEKVERITRATMNQNVTNLSGVPSWMMAVLKHILEVKGTDNLVEVWPNLEVFFHGGVAFTPYREQYKQLIRSDKMHYMETYNASEGFFGLQNDFSDPSMLLMIDYGVFYEFIPMEDVGTENPHIVPLVDVELNKNYAMVISTSCGLWRYMIGDTVKFTNKHPYKFVITGRTKHFINAFGEELMVDNAEKGLAKACEATGAQIVDYSAAPVFMDAYAKCRHQWLIEFAVMPDSLENFSQVLDTSLQQINSDYEAKRHKNITLQPLEIIVARPNLFHDWLKEKGKLGGQHKVPRLSNTRDYIEEMLSLNQ; from the coding sequence ATGAATTCTACCAGACTAATTAGTACGCTATTCAAGCCCAGACAAAAAGCGACAGCCTTGTATGCAACTCAGGCTGAGGCACTCCAACATAAAGTATTTTGCCGGCTGATTAATGATGCTGCCAATACGGAGTGGGGATTGAAATATGGCTATAAAGACATAAAGAGATATCAAGACTTCCAGCGTGTACCTATACAGACTTACGAAGAAATCAAGCCATACGTAGAGCGTATGCGCCATGGGGAAAAAGATATCCTGTGGCGTGGAGAGGTGCAGTGGTTTGCTAAATCTTCGGGAACGACCAATGACAAGAGCAAATTTATTCCCGTAAGCAGGGATGGCCTTCATGATATTCATTATGCAGGTGGTATGGATGCAGTGGCACTATATCTTCAACAAAATCCTGAGAGTCGTTTCTTCTCTGGAAAAGGCCTGATTCTAGGAGGGAGCCATGCACCAAACTATAATGTGAAACGGAGTCTTGTAGGAGACCTTTCTGCTATATTGATTGAAAATGTGAATCCGTTGGTCAATCTGATTCGGGTGCCCGAGAAAAAAATAGCATTGCTGAGTGATTTTGAGGAAAAAGTAGAAAGGATTACTCGTGCCACAATGAATCAAAATGTAACTAACCTTTCAGGAGTGCCGTCCTGGATGATGGCCGTCTTGAAACATATTTTGGAGGTGAAGGGAACGGATAATTTGGTGGAAGTATGGCCTAATTTGGAAGTTTTCTTTCATGGGGGGGTTGCTTTTACTCCTTATCGCGAACAATATAAACAGCTTATTCGTAGTGACAAGATGCATTATATGGAAACATACAATGCCAGTGAAGGTTTTTTCGGATTACAAAATGACTTCAGTGATCCTTCCATGTTACTGATGATTGACTATGGTGTATTTTATGAATTCATTCCGATGGAAGATGTCGGTACTGAAAATCCTCATATTGTTCCGTTAGTAGATGTGGAATTAAATAAAAATTATGCGATGGTCATCAGTACTTCCTGCGGATTGTGGCGTTATATGATTGGTGATACTGTGAAGTTTACCAACAAACACCCCTATAAATTTGTTATAACAGGGCGTACCAAGCACTTTATTAATGCATTTGGTGAGGAGTTGATGGTGGATAATGCGGAAAAAGGGTTAGCAAAAGCCTGTGAGGCGACCGGTGCACAGATTGTTGATTATTCTGCTGCTCCTGTTTTCATGGATGCATATGCCAAGTGCCGTCATCAGTGGCTGATAGAATTTGCCGTTATGCCAGATTCTTTAGAGAATTTTAGCCAGGTTCTTGACACTTCTTTACAACAAATTAACTCCGATTACGAAGCTAAACGCCATAAAAACATTACCTTGCAGCCGTTGGAAATAATCGTGGCAAGACCTAATCTGTTCCACGATTGGCTGAAAGAAAAAGGCAAACTAGGCGGACAACACAAAGTGCCGAGATTAAGCAATACGCGTGATTATATAGAAGAAATGCTAAGCTTGAACCAATAA
- a CDS encoding ATP-dependent 6-phosphofructokinase: MKIGILTSGGDCPGINATIRGVCKTAINHYGMEVYGIHSGFRGLLDNDVEPLTERSLSGLLNLGGTILGTSREKPFKKRLSAASEDKPALMLKNIHDLGLDCIVCIGGNGTQKTAAKLAQAGVNVVSVPKTIDNDVWGTDVSFGFDSAVTIATDAIDRLHSTASSHQRVMVIEVMGHKAGWIALYSGMAGGGDVILIPELSYDIHNIGNTIIERLKKGKPYSIVVVAEGIQTMDGKKAAEYIAQEIEYETGFETRETVLGYIQRGGSPTPYDRNLATRMGGHATELIASGQFGRMVSLQGAEIGSISLNEVAGKLKLVNENHDLIVQGKRMGICFG, from the coding sequence ATGAAGATAGGAATATTGACATCAGGAGGAGACTGTCCCGGAATAAACGCCACAATTAGAGGAGTTTGCAAAACAGCGATAAATCATTACGGTATGGAAGTTTATGGAATTCATAGCGGATTCCGGGGGTTGCTGGACAATGACGTAGAACCATTGACAGAAAGATCATTATCAGGCTTGTTAAATTTGGGAGGAACAATATTAGGTACTTCCAGAGAAAAGCCATTCAAGAAACGCCTGTCGGCAGCCTCGGAAGACAAACCAGCTTTGATGTTAAAGAATATTCATGATTTAGGTCTGGACTGTATCGTATGTATCGGCGGAAACGGAACTCAAAAGACCGCAGCCAAACTGGCCCAAGCAGGTGTGAACGTTGTTTCTGTACCTAAAACAATAGACAATGATGTTTGGGGAACAGACGTTTCATTCGGATTCGATTCTGCCGTAACCATTGCTACCGATGCCATTGACCGGCTGCATTCTACAGCCAGTTCACACCAACGTGTTATGGTTATTGAAGTAATGGGACATAAAGCTGGCTGGATTGCACTTTATTCCGGAATGGCGGGAGGCGGTGACGTGATTCTTATTCCTGAACTTTCTTATGACATACATAACATAGGTAATACCATTATTGAACGCTTGAAAAAAGGAAAACCCTATTCTATTGTCGTTGTCGCAGAGGGTATCCAAACCATGGACGGCAAGAAAGCCGCCGAATATATAGCTCAAGAAATAGAATATGAAACCGGATTCGAGACCCGTGAAACTGTATTGGGATATATCCAACGTGGCGGCTCTCCTACTCCCTACGACCGTAATCTGGCTACTCGTATGGGTGGACATGCCACAGAACTGATCGCTTCCGGACAATTCGGACGAATGGTTTCTCTGCAAGGTGCGGAAATTGGCTCCATCTCTCTGAATGAAGTGGCTGGTAAATTAAAACTTGTCAATGAAAACCATGACCTGATTGTACAAGGTAAACGGATGGGAATCTGCTTCGGGTAA